GCTCAGCCTGCCCGCTGTCAAATTGCATGTGACAGAATGGGCATGCATCCACAATACAATCTACTCCTGCTTCATCTATTATTGATAACTTGTGGCCTGCCATTTCAAGCGACTTTTCGTGCAATCCTGACCTGACACCCCCCCCTGCACCGCAACATTCACTCTTATCGGTATAGTCGACACTTTCAGCACCTGTAGCTTCAACAAGTTCATCAAAAAAATGTGGCCTTTCCACACTGTCAATAGCTCGATGCTGAGATGGTTTAATCATGTGGCATCCGTAATGGACCGCTACTCTCAGGTTCAGTGGATGTGTGACCATCTCCCGAATTTGTTCAGGACCCAGTTCTTCACTGAGAAATTCTATAATATGCCTTACTCTGATCTGACCTCTGAACTCAAATCCTATCTTCTCCAGGTGTTCATTGACCATCTTTCTGAGTTGTGGCTGTTCTTTTAGCTGAGCATTTGCTTCATTGAGTGACCCATAACAACCATTGCATATTGTCAGTATATCACGATCCAGTTTTTCCGCAAGTGAAATGTTGCGGGCTGCAATAGTCAGCCAGGTAGTTTTATCAAATGATCTGAACACACCTGGTGCAGGACAGCATGAGGCATCTTCAAGTTCAATGCAGTCAATACTCAGTCTTTCAAGACACAGATTTGTTGCTTTTTCTATTCCTGGATATCTGTTGGGCACAATACATCCCAGAAAAAGTGCCATTTTTGTCATAGTTCACTTTCCTGCCATTTATTCATTTGAATCATATTCTACAAGCATATCAAAACTGCATGATCTGAGGAGCTTTTTGAGATCGTCAAGTGCCTGGTCTCTGCTGGCAACTGTTGCTGGAAGTCTTCTAAGTCCCAGTTTTTCACGCTTGTCGATATTTTCCTGATTGATCGGTACTGCATGTCCTGTTTCAATAAACATATGGGCAACATTTCTGTGATGGAATTTCATGAACCCTTCTAATACTGCCTTTGAGCGAACGGCAAGTATAGTGTCAGCTATTCTGATTTTCCTTGGACATCTCTCCTGGCATGTATAGCATGTGGTGCACATCCACATCTCTTCTTCACCAAGATCAAATATCTTGCGAGAAGCTCTTCTAACCAGTTTTCTGACATTTAATGTCATATGTCTGCCCGAAGGACAACTTGCACTGCAGACACCACATTGCATGCACTTTAAGACATCAATGTTTTCATTTTTGAGTATTTCTTCTAATGTACCATGCATTAGTCATTCCTTCAGTATATACTATGTCTGACTGATCTAAGTTAAATCCTTTTCTGGATGCTCAGGTGGTATGTTGGGTATTACAGCTGAGCTCATGATATATCTGGTGATTTTAACCTATGTATATTTTTGTGTATAATTAATGTAAAAAAAACTTATGAGGAATTATCCCCTAAGTTCTTAGAACTTTTTTTTGATTATGAACATTGCAGCAAGAAGACCTGCAGCTGTCAGAATAGCTTCAAACCCGAGAGTTTCAGGCTCCTCATCAACTGGGTCATCAACAGGAGGTTCTGTAAACTGGTCTTCAATTTCAAATCCGACTGAACCCATTCTCCATCTTCATACCGCAAATAATCCTGATATATTCCCGGATACTCATTGCTTACAGATTTAAACTCGAACAGGAAGGGATTTTTTTATCATTGTAAGTCACTTTCATGTTCAGGTCTATGGTTTCATTTTCTACTGGATATTTAAGTTTATTTAGGAGAGAAAATAAGTATAAGAAAATATTTTATTAAGTGCCAAATTTAAATTTAAAATTTGGAATAAGTAAAAATTTATATAATATAATGATTTATCTTATTTTATTGTAAATAATCCTTATTAGATACTGATAATGTATTTAAATAATGCTTAATGTTTGGTGCTCCATAGAATAGGATTTGATTGAAAATTGCATGAGTTTAAGGTTCTAATTAGATATTAAAAAAATCAATAATTTCTTAAGATGCTGATTTTTTATTTTTCAGTATATTTTCATAGAGTCTAAATAATTTGGTATATATAAAATAAATAGGTGGGATAAACTAATGGATCAGAAAAAGAAAAAATTGTTTAAATTGACCTTAATTTCATGTGCTCTGATGATTGCGTTTTCATTCCCGGTGCTCTCGCATTCGCACGATGCCCATGAAATGGAGGGCGAATTTCTGGATGTCAGGAATGATATCCGTGCTATTGCTCAGAATATACATGATAACTCAGAACATATTTTGGAAGACGAATCACTTGATCCTGAAATAAGAGCTGTGGCAGAGGATGTACACCAGGTGGCACATAAAGTAGACAGATCTGCACATGATATCAGGCACTATATAGATGATGGTGAGTATTCAAAGGCTACAGATGAACTGGAGATTCTCAAATCATCTATAATTGAGCTGAACAGGCTGGTGCATGATCTCTGGGACTATGAATTATTTGAATTGCAACATCATGTGGATGAAATCCATGATGATATGCATGATCTTCAGCACAAATTTCAGGAATTTGAGGTGATGTTTTATGTATACATTGGTGACCGTGAATATACTGAAGAGACTCATGCAGATTCCAGTGATTTGTCAATAAATGAGAGATTACTGGAAATCAGAAATGAAATAAGAGCTCTGGCCCAGAAAATCCATGACGAATCTGAATATATTGCAGAAGATGAAGCACTTGATCCCGAAATAAGGGACGTTGCTGAAAAAGTGCACCAGCTGTCACATAAGGTTGACCGGTCTGCACATGATATCAGACACTACATCGATGATGGAGAGGTCGATAAAGCCAGGGACGAAATGACAAATTTAAGAAGCCTTGTTGTTTCTTTAAACAGCCTTGCACATGAACTGGATGATATCACTCCGGAATCACATAAACATCATGCAGATGAGGTACACCATGACATGCATGCGCTGCAGCATAAACTGGATGATTTCAGCCAGCTGCTCAGTGAGTGGTTAGAAAAGAATAGCAGTGATGAATATGATCTCTCCAGTGCAGAACCTGTTGCAGAAACTCCCGGGTTTGAAGCTATTCTGACCGCTGCAGGTCTTCTTGCTGCAATGTTCATTGTACGCAAAATTCATGATTAATAAGGAACTCATACAGAAGTTCCTTTAATTTTTTATAGTATACTGCAATTGTTTTTTTAAAAAAGCATAAGTCTAAAGATACCGAATGCCATAAATATTTAATTTATTAAATAATTAATTATAAACAAATGAATAGTTTAAAAACCATTGAGTATCTCAAAGATTCATATAGTAAACGTATTTGCCAGCTAGGAAAAGGCAAAAAATCAGGAAAAAAGATCGTTGGAACTTTCTGTATTTTTGTACCGGACGAGATAATCTTTGCTGCAGGTGCTGACCGGGTAATACTATGTGGAGGCAAGAATGATACCATTTCTATAGCAGAACAATATCTTCCAAGAAATATATGTCCACTTGTTAAGTCTTCCTTTGGCTCAATTGTCAATGATGGTTGCTCTGGTGTAAAATCCTGCTCCCATTTTGATATGGTGGATCTTATAGTAGCTGAAAATACCTGTGATAGCAAAAAGAAGATGTATGAGTTGCTGGATGATTATGTTCCAATCCATGTTATTGATCTTCCGCAAAGACCTGATAGTCCTGCAGCTCTGAATTATTTTTTAGATGAGCTTGATAGGTTTAAAAGCAGGATGGAGCAACTTACCGGAAATAAGGTTACTGATGAACAATTGAAAAAAGAAATAAAATCTTCGAATGAAATAAGGAAGCTGTTTCACAGGCTTTATGAACTGCGTAAAAAGGATCCATCTCCTATAAATGGTACAGATGTGCTAAAAATTCTTCAAAAACAATATTTCCTGTCAAAAGATGAGCTGAAAAAGTCTCTCAACATGCTGATCGATGAAGTTGAAGAAGTTGATCACAGAAATGAACACATGCCCAGAATAATGATATCTGGCTGCCCGATGTCTGGTGGAAATACAAAGGTGCCAGAAATTGTTGAGAGTAGAGGTGGAGTTATTGTTGCTGAAGAAAGCTGTACCGGAACACGATCATTCTGGGATCCGGTTGATGAAAATAAGGATCCAATGCTGGCACTGGCCCAACGCTATATCAAAATACCCTGTTCATGCATGAGTCCAAATGAAAGACGCATAGATCACATACTGGAACTTGCAAGGGAATTCAGGGTAGACGGAGTTGTATACTATACTTTGCAGTTCTGCCACGGATATAACATAGAAAAATATAAGGTGCAGCAGGCTCTCAAAGATGCTGGAATACCTATGCTATTTATTGAAACAGATTACAGTAACTCGGATGTGGAGCAGATCGGGGTTCGTGTGGATGCATTCATGGAGATGATTTCATGATATCAGCTGGAATTGATTCTGGATCTGCCACAACAAAGGCAGTTCTGGTAAGGGATGGGATAGACGTTTCGCATATTATAAGGCCTACAGCATTTGATTTTATTTCAGCAGCAGAAAAGGCATATGAGGAAATTCTTGATTATGCTGGAATTGGCAGAAAGGACGTTGATCATGTATATTCAACAGGATATGGCAGAGAAAGCATAAAATTTGCCGATAAAAATGTAAGTGAAATTACTGCTCATGCCCTGGGTGTGCTTCATCTGTATCCGGATGTGAACGGAATTATAGATATCGGAGGTCAGGACAGCAAAGTAATTTCTGTAAATAATGGCAGGGTAACTGATTTTTTAATGAACGATAAATGTGCTGCAGGTACAGGTAAATTTCTGGAGTATACTGCAAGAGCACTTGAAGTTTCAATAGGGGATCTGGGTGATCTAGCACTGGCTTCTAAAAAGCCTGCAGATATTTCAAGTATGTGCACTGTCTTTGCAGAATCAGAGGTTATATCACTTCGTGCAAAGGGACTTTCAAAAGAAGATATAGCAGCAGGTCTTATTGTGAGCATTGCCCGCAGGGTTGCCGTTATGGCCCGAAAAATCAGTCTCAAAAAGAATGTGGCATTTGTTGGAGGTGTGGCTAAGAATGTGGGCATCAAAAATGCCTTAGAATGGGAACTGGGAACAGAGCTTTACGTACCTCCAGAGCCACAGATTACAGGGGCGCTCGGGGCAGCACTTTATGGCAGCAGATGAGGTTCATATCTTGGATTAAGCACTCATTCAATCACAGATTTAACGCGATGCTAAATAGTCGAATTTTTATACTCGATTTTTAAAGATTTTTGATCAGAAACCGGTTGCACTCAGATAATTCAGGATTCTATTTTACTACAGATAAAGTGCATCAATAGGCTTAGACTAATGTAATTTATTTTTTAGTAAGTTGCAGGATTTTTTTGATCAAGTACATTATTTTGTCGTCAAGGGGATACCAACAGTTAATTATATATAATATTAAGTAGGTAATAAGTTACCTAATACCATGTATAACATCTACTATATTTCGGATTGCATGTCATATTGTTTCCACGCAATATAAAGAACTGTTCTCTGATTATATAGTTTTAATATGTATAAATGCCAGTTTATTCATTGTGATCAAATGGTTCATAATTGTTCAGGTGGAAAATAATAATCATTGACTTTCCCCTGAATTCGAAAAGGTCTGTGGTGATAAATAAATATGTGTGGAATTTTTAGTGTAATTGATAGAAATAGATCCAGAATGGATGGATCTGCTATAAAGGATGCTCTCAGTCTGATGGATGAGAGGGGGAGCGGAGAAGGTGCTGGTTATGTGGCATATGGGATATACCCTGATTTTCCAGACTGCTATGCCCTTCATGTCTTTTTTGATAACATAGTTGAACCAAAATCAAAGGTGGATGATCTTCTTAGCAAGTGGGGTGTGATTGTACATCAGGAGGAGATCCCTACTTATGAACAGCCCAGGCTTAAGAGACAGCATATCCCCTGGAGATACTTCTTCAAGCCCTATAAGGATCTGATGGTAGGGAGCCTGACCCCTGAGGAAGATATAATCATAAAGACGGTCATGAGTATAAACTCTGGAATTAATGGCGCACTGGTATTTTCTTCCGGAAAGAATATGGGTGTCTTTAAGGCTGCAGGATGGCCAGAGGATGTGGCCAATTTCTACCGTATCGACTCCTATAAGGGGTACATATGGCTTGCTCATAACCGCTATCCTACAAACACTCCTGGATGGTGGGGCGGTGCACATCCGTTTAATCTTCTGGACTGGAGCGTTGTTCACAACGGTGAGATCACATCCTATGGAACGAACCGCCAGTATGTTGAAAGCAATGGATATAAGTGTACAATGTCTACGGATACCGAAGTTGTAGCTTATCTCTTTGACCTGCTTGGCAGAAAGCATGAACTTCCCGAAAACTTTATCGTAAAAGCCCTGGCTCCCCATTTCTGGGATGAGATCGATTCAATGCAACCCCGGGAAAGAGAACTTAACCGGGCCATACGTCTGACATATGGGCCTGCAATGATGAACGGTCCCTTTGGAATAGTTGTGGCAAGAAGTGATGGGATTGTGGGATTTACAGATCGTATTAAACTCAGGCCTCTTGTGGTGGGAGATGATGGTGACAGACTCTATATCTCCAGCGAAGAGGCAGCAATACGCACAGTTGATCCTGATATAGAAAATATATACATGCCAAAGGCAGGAGAACCTGTTATCGGGAGAGCTGTCATATGAGTCTGGGAAGTATCCCCTTAAAATACAGGATAGATATCGATCGGGATCAGTGCATGCGGTGCATGAGGTGTGTAGAAAACTGTTCATATGGAGTATTCAGAAATGAAGAAGGTAAACTGATCCTCAATTCTCGAAAATGCACAGCATGTCACCGATGTATATCTATGTGCCCCAGAGATGCGATTTCACTCAAGGAACGCCCTGTAGATTATAGATCTCATTCTCTCTGGACAGGCGAGGCACGTGAGGATATCATCAACCAGTCCCGAACAGGTAAGATCTTACTGGCAGGAATGGGTAATGCAAAGGAATATCCGGTAATCTTTGACAGGCTGGTTCTGGATGCATGTCAGGTAACAAATCCAAGTATTGATCCTTTACGTGAACCAATGGAACTTCGGACCCACATAGGAAAAAAACCACCGAGGCTCGAGTTTAAAAAGAATGAGGATGGAGATGTGGATCTGATAACAGAACTTGCCCCAAATCTTGAACTTGAAACGCCGATTATGATCGGGCATATGAGCTACGGAGCGATCAGTCTTAATGCCCAGAGAAGTATTGCAAAGGCAGTCTCTAAAGTCGGTACATTCATGGGAACTGGTGAGGGTGGACTTCATGAGAGTATATATCCATATCAGGATAATATGATAGTTCAGGTAGCTTCAGGACGTTTTGGTGTTGATATCAATTATCTGGACAGGGGTGCAGCCATCGAGATCAAGATCGGTCAGGGTGCAAAGCCTGGCATAGGGGGTCATCTTCCTGGTGAGAAAGTATGTTCTGATGTTTCATGTACCAGAATGATTCCTCTTGGAAGTGATGCCATAAGTCCTGCACCCCACCATGATATCTATAGTATAGAGGATCTGGCACAGCTGGTAAGAGGTCTCAAGGAAGCCACCCAGTGGAAAAAACCTGTTTTTGTAAAGGTTGCAGCAGTTCATAACGTTGCAGCTATTGCAGCAGGAATTGCCCGTTCATCGGCGGATGCAGTTGTGATTGATGGATTCAGGGGAGGTACTGGTGCGGCACCCAAGGTTTTCCGTGATAATGTAGGAATTCCGATCGAAGCTGCCATTGCAAGTGTTGACCGGAAACTGAATGAACAGGGTATCAGGAATGAAATCTCAATAATTGCAAGCGGTGGGATCAGGAATAGTGCTGACATTGCAAAATCAATTGCTCTGGGTGCCGATGCTGTGTATATAGGAACTGCGGCACTGATTGCAATGGGATGCAGGGTGTGCGGAAGCTGCTACCGTGGTCTATGTCCCTGGGGAATCGCTACCCAACGAGAAGATCTTGTAAAGCGTCTGGATATAGAAAGCGGCTCAAGGCAGGTTGCAAATCTTATACATGCATGGACTTATGAACTTAGTGAATTGATGGGTGCTGCAGGTATAAACAGTATAGAAAGTTTAAGAGGAAACAGAGAACGTTTGAGGGGATACATGCTTGATGAAGGAACCCTCGATGTTTTACAGATAAAGCCAATAGGAGCATGATTTGCATGATACCCGATGAAAAGGTGGTTATTGATGCCCGGGGTATTCATTATACCCGGCTAAATGGATTGATAAGACAGGCCGTAGAAGACGGCGCCACTGAAATTGTGCTCAAAAACGTACTCGGGCAGAGATTTATTGCAGATGCCCTTAAAGCTGATGTCTGTATTGAAATATACGGAGTACCCGGAGGTGATCTTGGAATGTTTATGAGTGGACCTGTATGCATTGTGCATGGTAACTGTGAACATGCACCGGGTAATACAATGGATGATGGAAGGATCATTGTTCACGGAAGTACTGGTGATGCTGCTGCTCATAGTATGAGAGGTGGGAAAATATTTGTTAGGGATTACATTGGCTACCGTGGAGGCATACATATGAAAGAGTATGATCAGAAGAAGCCCACCCTTGTAATTGGCAAATCTGCACATGCCTTTCTTGGAGAATATATGGCTGGTGGTTTGATAATCATGCTTGGAATTGATCAGAAAGGTCCATTCCTTGAAAGAGGAATCGGCAGTGGTATACATGGCGGCAGGATAGTTATCCGTGGGCCTGTCGATGATCGCTATCTTGGCGTGGGTGCTAGAAAGATGGAATTGGATGAAAATATGCTTTGTGAGATACATTCTCTGGTAAAGGAATTCTGCAATTACTTCAATATTGATGATAAACCTCTGATGGATAATGATTATACGATCATTGGACCTTCAAGCAGCAGACCTTTTGCTGGTAAATATACCTGGGAGTGATACTGTGAATGAAAATACTTATCAAGAACTGGAAAAAGAGGTGTGGCTGAAGGGTATCTGTTCTGGATGTGGTGCATGCGTAGCGGTGTGTCCACCTGGATCTATATATTTTGAACCTGGTAAGTCATCTGATAATCCAATGCATACAGGCTATTGCAAATCAGCAGACGATGGTGTT
Above is a genomic segment from Methanosalsum zhilinae DSM 4017 containing:
- the hdrB gene encoding CoB--CoM heterodisulfide reductase subunit B; this translates as MTKMALFLGCIVPNRYPGIEKATNLCLERLSIDCIELEDASCCPAPGVFRSFDKTTWLTIAARNISLAEKLDRDILTICNGCYGSLNEANAQLKEQPQLRKMVNEHLEKIGFEFRGQIRVRHIIEFLSEELGPEQIREMVTHPLNLRVAVHYGCHMIKPSQHRAIDSVERPHFFDELVEATGAESVDYTDKSECCGAGGGVRSGLHEKSLEMAGHKLSIIDEAGVDCIVDACPFCHMQFDSGQAELNDLKGTEYRIPVLHYTQLLGLAFGYTPQDLGIDLNITVDEKFTQLLS
- the hdrC gene encoding CoB--CoM heterodisulfide reductase subunit C, coding for MHGTLEEILKNENIDVLKCMQCGVCSASCPSGRHMTLNVRKLVRRASRKIFDLGEEEMWMCTTCYTCQERCPRKIRIADTILAVRSKAVLEGFMKFHHRNVAHMFIETGHAVPINQENIDKREKLGLRRLPATVASRDQALDDLKKLLRSCSFDMLVEYDSNE
- a CDS encoding PGF-CTERM sorting domain-containing protein, which gives rise to MGSVGFEIEDQFTEPPVDDPVDEEPETLGFEAILTAAGLLAAMFIIKKKF
- a CDS encoding PGF-CTERM sorting domain-containing protein, translating into MDQKKKKLFKLTLISCALMIAFSFPVLSHSHDAHEMEGEFLDVRNDIRAIAQNIHDNSEHILEDESLDPEIRAVAEDVHQVAHKVDRSAHDIRHYIDDGEYSKATDELEILKSSIIELNRLVHDLWDYELFELQHHVDEIHDDMHDLQHKFQEFEVMFYVYIGDREYTEETHADSSDLSINERLLEIRNEIRALAQKIHDESEYIAEDEALDPEIRDVAEKVHQLSHKVDRSAHDIRHYIDDGEVDKARDEMTNLRSLVVSLNSLAHELDDITPESHKHHADEVHHDMHALQHKLDDFSQLLSEWLEKNSSDEYDLSSAEPVAETPGFEAILTAAGLLAAMFIVRKIHD
- a CDS encoding double-cubane-cluster-containing anaerobic reductase; the protein is MNSLKTIEYLKDSYSKRICQLGKGKKSGKKIVGTFCIFVPDEIIFAAGADRVILCGGKNDTISIAEQYLPRNICPLVKSSFGSIVNDGCSGVKSCSHFDMVDLIVAENTCDSKKKMYELLDDYVPIHVIDLPQRPDSPAALNYFLDELDRFKSRMEQLTGNKVTDEQLKKEIKSSNEIRKLFHRLYELRKKDPSPINGTDVLKILQKQYFLSKDELKKSLNMLIDEVEEVDHRNEHMPRIMISGCPMSGGNTKVPEIVESRGGVIVAEESCTGTRSFWDPVDENKDPMLALAQRYIKIPCSCMSPNERRIDHILELAREFRVDGVVYYTLQFCHGYNIEKYKVQQALKDAGIPMLFIETDYSNSDVEQIGVRVDAFMEMIS
- a CDS encoding acyl-CoA dehydratase activase; this translates as MISAGIDSGSATTKAVLVRDGIDVSHIIRPTAFDFISAAEKAYEEILDYAGIGRKDVDHVYSTGYGRESIKFADKNVSEITAHALGVLHLYPDVNGIIDIGGQDSKVISVNNGRVTDFLMNDKCAAGTGKFLEYTARALEVSIGDLGDLALASKKPADISSMCTVFAESEVISLRAKGLSKEDIAAGLIVSIARRVAVMARKISLKKNVAFVGGVAKNVGIKNALEWELGTELYVPPEPQITGALGAALYGSR
- a CDS encoding class II glutamine amidotransferase; translation: MCGIFSVIDRNRSRMDGSAIKDALSLMDERGSGEGAGYVAYGIYPDFPDCYALHVFFDNIVEPKSKVDDLLSKWGVIVHQEEIPTYEQPRLKRQHIPWRYFFKPYKDLMVGSLTPEEDIIIKTVMSINSGINGALVFSSGKNMGVFKAAGWPEDVANFYRIDSYKGYIWLAHNRYPTNTPGWWGGAHPFNLLDWSVVHNGEITSYGTNRQYVESNGYKCTMSTDTEVVAYLFDLLGRKHELPENFIVKALAPHFWDEIDSMQPRERELNRAIRLTYGPAMMNGPFGIVVARSDGIVGFTDRIKLRPLVVGDDGDRLYISSEEAAIRTVDPDIENIYMPKAGEPVIGRAVI
- a CDS encoding glutamate synthase-related protein, which gives rise to MSLGSIPLKYRIDIDRDQCMRCMRCVENCSYGVFRNEEGKLILNSRKCTACHRCISMCPRDAISLKERPVDYRSHSLWTGEAREDIINQSRTGKILLAGMGNAKEYPVIFDRLVLDACQVTNPSIDPLREPMELRTHIGKKPPRLEFKKNEDGDVDLITELAPNLELETPIMIGHMSYGAISLNAQRSIAKAVSKVGTFMGTGEGGLHESIYPYQDNMIVQVASGRFGVDINYLDRGAAIEIKIGQGAKPGIGGHLPGEKVCSDVSCTRMIPLGSDAISPAPHHDIYSIEDLAQLVRGLKEATQWKKPVFVKVAAVHNVAAIAAGIARSSADAVVIDGFRGGTGAAPKVFRDNVGIPIEAAIASVDRKLNEQGIRNEISIIASGGIRNSADIAKSIALGADAVYIGTAALIAMGCRVCGSCYRGLCPWGIATQREDLVKRLDIESGSRQVANLIHAWTYELSELMGAAGINSIESLRGNRERLRGYMLDEGTLDVLQIKPIGA
- a CDS encoding GltB/FmdC/FwdC-like GXGXG domain-containing protein, which produces MIPDEKVVIDARGIHYTRLNGLIRQAVEDGATEIVLKNVLGQRFIADALKADVCIEIYGVPGGDLGMFMSGPVCIVHGNCEHAPGNTMDDGRIIVHGSTGDAAAHSMRGGKIFVRDYIGYRGGIHMKEYDQKKPTLVIGKSAHAFLGEYMAGGLIIMLGIDQKGPFLERGIGSGIHGGRIVIRGPVDDRYLGVGARKMELDENMLCEIHSLVKEFCNYFNIDDKPLMDNDYTIIGPSSSRPFAGKYTWE